A genomic window from Oceanobacillus timonensis includes:
- the qoxA gene encoding cytochrome aa3 quinol oxidase subunit II has protein sequence MKLKWTYLAFLTAITAFLAGCEPLLVLDPKGPQADTTATVIWISIITMSFIVIVVLVMLAVILFKYRASKQDPDYEPPHIEGNKYVEGIIVTVPILIVAFLSIVSAMSIYSVESAPEGYEEDEPLVIYASSSNWKWHFSYPEQDIETVNYAYIPTDQNVEFRLYSHGTISSFWVPQLAGQKYAMADMTNYLNVVAEEPGEYIGRNSNFNGEGFAENEFLVTAMSPSDFDSWVEDVHNTADPLTEETFEELLEPGHLGQQTFTGTHQEFKPAPEGENSPHDHGDGGHGGHGGHDH, from the coding sequence ATGAAATTAAAGTGGACCTATTTAGCATTTTTAACAGCTATTACCGCTTTTCTTGCAGGCTGTGAACCGTTACTCGTACTTGATCCAAAGGGTCCTCAAGCAGATACAACTGCAACAGTGATTTGGATATCAATCATTACAATGTCTTTCATTGTGATTGTTGTTTTAGTAATGCTTGCAGTTATTTTATTTAAATACAGAGCATCAAAACAAGATCCTGACTATGAGCCGCCCCATATTGAAGGAAATAAATATGTGGAAGGAATCATTGTTACGGTTCCAATTCTTATTGTTGCTTTCTTATCCATTGTTTCCGCCATGTCCATCTATTCGGTGGAAAGCGCACCAGAAGGATATGAAGAAGATGAACCTCTTGTTATTTATGCGTCGTCTTCCAATTGGAAGTGGCATTTCAGTTATCCGGAACAGGATATTGAAACAGTAAACTATGCTTACATTCCTACGGATCAAAATGTTGAGTTTCGCTTATATTCACACGGTACTATTTCAAGCTTTTGGGTGCCGCAGCTGGCAGGACAGAAATACGCTATGGCTGATATGACAAACTACTTAAACGTTGTGGCAGAAGAGCCGGGAGAATATATTGGAAGAAACTCCAACTTTAATGGAGAAGGTTTTGCAGAAAATGAATTTTTAGTAACAGCCATGTCTCCAAGTGATTTTGATTCATGGGTAGAAGATGTTCATAATACTGCTGACCCGTTAACGGAAGAAACATTTGAAGAATTATTAGAGCCTGGACATTTAGGTCAACAGACGTTTACTGGTACACACCAAGAATTCAAACCTGCACCTGAAGGAGAAAACAGTCCTCACGATCATGGTGATGGTGGTCACGGCGGCCACGGAGGTCATGACCACTAA
- the qoxB gene encoding cytochrome aa3 quinol oxidase subunit I: MDFLDRFSIPPSDDPMIYASMVAIALVSIAIVAGVTYFKKWGYLWNEWLTTVDHKRIGMMYIISALLMLFRGGADAVMMRLQTAVPDNSFLDAQHYNEIFTTHGVVMIFFMAMAFIIGMMNFVVPLQIGARDVAFPRLNALSFWLYFAGAMLFNLSFVVGGSPDAGWTNYYPLAGTEFSEHVGVNYYNWALQISGIGTLMTGINFIATIMKMRAPGMTLMKMPMFTWSALITNLIIVFAFPVLTIALLMGTLDRQFFTNFFTTGDGGMDMMWANLFWVWGHPEVYILILPAFGIYSQIISTFSQRNLYGYKSMVASMVIISLLSFVVWVHHFFTMGQGAMANSIFSITTMAIAVPTGIKIFNWLLTMWRGKIRFTTPMMYSVAFIPLFTIGGVTGVMLAMASADYQYHNTMFLVAHFHNVIIPGVVFAMIAGFIYYFPKMFGFMLNERIGKWAFWNIVIGFCLAFFPMYITGLNGQARRMYTYSESAGFGPLSMLSFFGALLMAIGFIILVYNVYYSFRHAPRNVGDDPWNARSLEWATHNPVPEYNFAITPNVNSSEAFWDYKKNGHDLFKGGIKDIHMPNNSGWSIILAGIFFVFGFFFVFHVWVGVIISFLGIIACLIFRSFEKDDGHHIHKEEIEETENKFGGAK, translated from the coding sequence ATGGATTTTTTAGATAGATTTTCTATTCCACCCAGCGATGACCCGATGATTTATGCATCCATGGTTGCCATTGCACTCGTCAGTATTGCAATTGTAGCAGGAGTTACCTATTTCAAAAAATGGGGTTATCTATGGAATGAGTGGTTAACAACTGTCGACCACAAACGCATCGGGATGATGTATATTATTTCAGCGTTACTGATGCTTTTCAGAGGTGGCGCGGACGCCGTTATGATGCGTCTACAAACGGCTGTTCCAGATAATTCATTCTTAGATGCACAGCATTATAACGAAATCTTTACCACCCATGGTGTTGTTATGATTTTCTTCATGGCAATGGCCTTTATTATTGGTATGATGAACTTTGTTGTTCCGTTGCAAATCGGAGCTAGAGATGTTGCCTTTCCGCGCTTAAACGCACTCAGCTTCTGGTTATATTTTGCCGGAGCAATGCTGTTTAACCTGTCCTTCGTCGTCGGAGGTTCTCCGGATGCCGGATGGACAAACTATTACCCATTAGCAGGTACAGAATTTAGTGAACATGTTGGGGTAAACTACTACAACTGGGCACTGCAAATTTCCGGTATCGGAACGCTAATGACAGGTATTAACTTTATTGCTACGATTATGAAAATGCGTGCACCGGGTATGACACTAATGAAAATGCCAATGTTTACTTGGTCTGCATTAATCACAAACCTGATTATTGTATTTGCTTTCCCGGTACTAACCATTGCTTTATTAATGGGAACGCTGGACCGTCAATTCTTTACGAACTTCTTCACAACCGGAGATGGCGGTATGGATATGATGTGGGCGAACCTGTTCTGGGTTTGGGGACACCCTGAAGTGTATATTTTAATACTCCCTGCATTCGGGATTTACTCACAAATTATCTCTACGTTCTCACAGCGTAATTTATATGGGTATAAATCGATGGTGGCATCGATGGTTATTATTTCCTTGCTGTCCTTCGTTGTATGGGTTCACCACTTCTTTACAATGGGACAAGGCGCAATGGCAAACAGTATCTTCTCGATTACGACGATGGCAATTGCTGTGCCGACGGGGATTAAGATATTCAACTGGCTGTTGACGATGTGGCGAGGTAAGATCAGATTCACCACCCCAATGATGTATTCTGTGGCATTTATTCCACTGTTTACCATTGGCGGGGTTACTGGTGTTATGCTCGCAATGGCAAGCGCCGATTATCAATATCACAATACCATGTTCCTAGTAGCGCACTTCCACAACGTGATTATTCCTGGTGTGGTATTTGCAATGATTGCCGGATTCATTTACTACTTCCCGAAAATGTTCGGTTTCATGTTAAATGAACGAATCGGTAAATGGGCATTCTGGAATATCGTTATTGGTTTCTGTCTTGCCTTCTTCCCGATGTATATTACCGGGTTAAACGGACAAGCACGGAGAATGTATACGTACTCTGAATCAGCAGGTTTCGGACCATTAAGCATGTTATCCTTCTTCGGAGCATTACTAATGGCAATTGGATTCATCATACTCGTATATAACGTGTATTACAGTTTCCGTCATGCGCCAAGAAATGTTGGCGATGATCCTTGGAACGCTCGTTCACTTGAATGGGCTACGCATAACCCTGTTCCAGAATACAACTTTGCGATTACACCAAATGTTAACTCAAGCGAAGCATTCTGGGATTATAAGAAAAACGGACATGACCTGTTTAAAGGCGGTATTAAGGACATTCACATGCCGAATAACAGCGGCTGGTCCATTATTCTGGCCGGTATCTTCTTTGTCTTTGGCTTTTTCTTTGTATTCCATGTATGGGTCGGGGTCATTATCTCCTTCTTAGGAATCATTGCCTGTCTGATTTTCCGTTCATTCGAAAAAGATGACGGACATCACATTCATAAAGAAGAAATCGAGGAAACTGAAAATAAATTTGGAGGTGCTAAATAA
- the qoxC gene encoding cytochrome aa3 quinol oxidase subunit III, producing the protein MKQDSQNLPLEYSTETNKMNILGFWIFLSAEIMLFATLFTTYFVYVDRGVGSGPAGSEIFELPPVLIETFVLLTSSFTIGLAVHAMRIKRVKAMIVFMVITLLLGAGFLSVEIYEFIHYYHVGATLQTSGFTATLLTTLGTHGAHVTFGLFWGLMIIIQILRGGLNAQTANKSFIFSLYWHFLDVVWIFIFSFIYLKGMM; encoded by the coding sequence ATGAAACAAGATTCTCAAAATCTGCCTCTTGAATATAGCACCGAAACGAATAAAATGAATATCCTGGGATTCTGGATTTTCCTAAGTGCGGAAATCATGCTGTTTGCGACACTGTTTACCACTTACTTTGTTTATGTAGACCGTGGCGTTGGCAGCGGTCCTGCCGGGTCAGAGATTTTCGAATTGCCACCGGTATTGATCGAGACATTTGTTCTCTTAACAAGTAGTTTTACGATTGGATTAGCCGTCCATGCGATGCGTATTAAACGTGTAAAAGCAATGATCGTGTTCATGGTAATTACGCTTCTATTAGGTGCAGGATTCCTAAGCGTAGAAATATATGAATTTATTCATTATTACCATGTTGGCGCAACATTACAGACCAGCGGCTTTACCGCAACACTATTAACAACGCTTGGAACACACGGAGCGCACGTAACTTTCGGACTGTTCTGGGGGCTTATGATTATTATTCAAATCCTGCGTGGCGGTTTAAATGCGCAGACAGCGAATAAATCATTTATATTCTCTCTTTACTGGCACTTCCTAGACGTTGTATGGATCTTCATTTTCAGCTTTATTTACTTGAAGGGAATGATGTAA
- the qoxD gene encoding cytochrome aa3 quinol oxidase subunit IV, whose translation MKELFPLKQINGYIFSLLLTVIALSVYFFDMSFAMGLTILIVTAFIQAGVQLVVFMHAGESEDKAGIYLHTIYGVVIAILTILGSMLAMIWGYMI comes from the coding sequence ATGAAAGAACTTTTTCCACTAAAGCAGATTAATGGATATATCTTTTCACTGCTCCTGACTGTTATTGCATTGAGTGTCTATTTCTTTGACATGTCTTTTGCAATGGGATTAACCATTCTTATTGTTACAGCATTTATTCAAGCAGGGGTGCAGCTCGTAGTATTTATGCATGCCGGAGAAAGTGAAGATAAAGCCGGTATTTATCTCCATACAATTTATGGCGTCGTGATTGCCATTTTAACTATTCTTGGTTCGATGCTTGCAATGATATGGGGATATATGATTTAA
- a CDS encoding processed acidic surface protein yields MKKKLLSICFALILTVGFLPSHAFALEADDPEVEAFLESIDWEVDDYEDHLEEYDYSLADFDDVTELGTPTTEEALDELLDEHDLTYDELDEQFREEELLLEDEEIMDSMVFMFIENVEIFIDLISTDDSGGPEAGSEDAFGSMEEEITDENLEALAQDYGFESIEELEEVFAAYEDSINNYTTLFEVENAAEYYVSTDESSDSEIDLEEEADSGQEEDIWNTNTDITADMFDTSFLTDDPVIDIYTMISIVITEALMDL; encoded by the coding sequence ATGAAAAAGAAATTATTATCTATTTGTTTTGCACTGATACTTACGGTCGGCTTTTTACCTTCTCATGCTTTTGCTCTTGAAGCAGATGACCCGGAAGTAGAAGCATTTTTAGAATCGATTGATTGGGAAGTAGACGATTATGAAGATCACTTGGAAGAATACGATTACAGCTTAGCTGATTTTGATGACGTCACAGAACTTGGGACACCAACGACCGAAGAAGCGTTAGATGAACTCCTTGATGAACATGATTTAACATATGACGAATTAGATGAACAATTTCGTGAAGAAGAACTGCTTTTAGAAGATGAAGAAATTATGGATAGTATGGTATTTATGTTCATTGAAAATGTCGAGATTTTCATCGATCTTATTTCAACAGATGATTCAGGCGGTCCTGAAGCAGGATCAGAGGATGCTTTCGGTTCCATGGAGGAAGAAATTACAGATGAAAATTTAGAAGCACTTGCTCAAGACTATGGTTTTGAGTCCATCGAAGAATTAGAGGAAGTTTTCGCTGCTTATGAAGATAGTATTAATAATTATACAACCCTGTTTGAAGTAGAAAATGCAGCGGAATATTATGTATCGACGGATGAAAGTTCCGATTCAGAGATTGATCTCGAGGAGGAAGCAGATTCCGGACAGGAAGAGGATATCTGGAATACGAATACCGATATCACTGCAGACATGTTTGATACGTCTTTTTTAACAGATGATCCGGTTATTGATATTTATACGATGATTTCGATTGTCATAACAGAAGCATTAATGGATTTATAA
- a CDS encoding ZIP family metal transporter, which translates to MLEFFQNLSPVMQALIATLFTWGMTALGAAIVFATKTVHQKLLDSMLGFAGGVMIAASYWSLLGPSIEASTDNAIGPWFPALIGFLAGGGFLWAIDKILPHLHPNTEKKHAEGLAPTKRKRSTLLVLAITIHNIPEGLAVGIAFGALANHSTEAALAGAITLALGIGIQNFPEGVAVAMPLRGEGMSRARSFMYGQFSGLVEPIAAVIGALAVAHIEPLLPYALSFAAGAMIFVVAEEVIPSSQENNNRDLATISLMIGFALMMVLDVALG; encoded by the coding sequence ATGTTAGAGTTTTTTCAGAACCTAAGTCCTGTCATGCAGGCATTGATAGCAACACTTTTCACATGGGGAATGACTGCATTAGGAGCTGCGATTGTATTTGCTACGAAAACGGTACATCAAAAGCTGTTAGACAGCATGTTGGGTTTTGCAGGCGGTGTAATGATAGCTGCCAGCTACTGGTCGTTGCTCGGACCATCCATTGAAGCATCTACAGATAACGCAATTGGTCCCTGGTTTCCAGCGTTGATTGGTTTCTTAGCAGGAGGCGGATTTTTATGGGCTATTGATAAAATTCTCCCCCACCTTCATCCGAATACAGAAAAGAAACATGCAGAAGGCCTCGCACCAACGAAAAGAAAACGCAGTACCTTACTGGTGCTTGCGATCACCATTCATAATATTCCAGAAGGACTGGCTGTCGGTATCGCCTTTGGCGCATTGGCGAATCACAGTACAGAAGCTGCTTTAGCCGGTGCCATCACGCTTGCTCTCGGGATTGGGATTCAAAACTTCCCAGAAGGTGTTGCTGTTGCGATGCCATTACGCGGAGAAGGAATGTCCCGCGCAAGAAGCTTTATGTATGGCCAGTTTTCAGGATTAGTAGAACCTATTGCTGCTGTTATCGGCGCATTAGCAGTCGCTCATATCGAACCACTGCTCCCCTATGCACTAAGCTTTGCAGCAGGTGCTATGATCTTTGTGGTTGCAGAAGAAGTCATACCAAGCTCCCAGGAAAATAACAATAGAGATTTAGCAACCATCAGCTTGATGATTGGTTTTGCCCTTATGATGGTGCTTGATGTTGCTTTGGGATAA
- the prpB gene encoding methylisocitrate lyase has translation MAWIVDTPVPQHELAEKFREMAAEEGILQIPGAHDAMAGLVAKQAGFQSLYLSGAAFTASRGLPDLGIINSDEVADRAKEITRATNLPLLVDIDTGFGGVLNVARTAREMMEANVAAVQLEDQQLPKKCGHLNGKNVVSKEEMMQKIAAIKKAAPTLYVVARTDARAVESLDSAVERAKGYVEAGADAIFPEALQNNEEFQTVAKAIDVPLLANMTEFGKTPYYTAKEFEDLGYRMVIYPVTSLRAAAKAYERVFGLIRDEGTQKNALADMQTRKELYETIQYEEFEELDQGIAKTVIEDYFK, from the coding sequence ATGGCTTGGATTGTAGACACGCCGGTACCGCAGCATGAACTAGCTGAGAAATTCCGGGAAATGGCAGCAGAAGAGGGGATTTTGCAAATTCCCGGGGCACATGATGCGATGGCCGGATTAGTAGCAAAACAGGCTGGGTTTCAGTCGTTATATCTATCAGGAGCTGCTTTTACCGCGAGCAGGGGGTTACCTGATTTAGGAATTATTAACTCTGATGAAGTGGCAGACCGGGCGAAGGAAATTACCAGAGCAACCAATTTACCATTACTTGTAGATATTGATACAGGCTTTGGCGGTGTTTTAAATGTTGCCCGGACAGCGAGAGAGATGATGGAAGCCAATGTGGCTGCCGTTCAGCTGGAAGACCAGCAGCTTCCTAAAAAATGCGGACATTTAAATGGGAAAAATGTTGTCAGCAAGGAAGAAATGATGCAGAAAATCGCTGCTATCAAAAAGGCAGCACCGACACTTTATGTGGTAGCGAGGACCGATGCCAGGGCAGTGGAAAGTTTGGACAGCGCTGTCGAACGCGCCAAAGGTTATGTGGAAGCCGGAGCAGATGCCATTTTCCCGGAAGCATTGCAAAACAATGAAGAATTCCAGACCGTGGCAAAAGCAATTGATGTCCCGTTATTAGCGAATATGACAGAGTTCGGAAAGACGCCTTATTATACAGCAAAGGAATTTGAAGACTTAGGATATAGAATGGTTATTTATCCGGTGACTTCTTTACGTGCCGCTGCAAAAGCTTATGAGCGTGTTTTTGGTCTGATTCGGGATGAAGGTACACAAAAAAATGCTCTAGCAGATATGCAAACACGAAAAGAACTCTATGAAACCATTCAATATGAAGAATTTGAGGAATTGGATCAGGGAATAGCGAAAACAGTAATAGAAGATTATTTTAAATAG